In the Streptomyces formicae genome, one interval contains:
- a CDS encoding serine/threonine-protein kinase, with protein sequence MERLTENDPAEIGRYRSIAELGKGGMGRVLLSSAPDGGLVALKQVRAQFVEDDGFRARFRREVAASRKVSGAHTSAVIDADADAEEPWLTSEFVPGPSLQEAVTAVGALPEEAVLRMAAGLAAALVDIHGAGLVHRDLKPSNVLLTDEGPRVIDFGIARATEGGSGTELTRSGGLVGSPGFMSPEQAQGQPIGPASDVFSLGTVLFMACTGTCPFNGPSVPGTLYNIVYAEPDLGALPAKVRPLVARCLAKDPAARPSPARLLDDIGRIARTARPWPAEVHELIAAQQAEIARLQEELELRTRELADLARDGGGDGDDGDAVVIEAPSAAPEPVSGPARPRLAVLAGTAVAVAALTAAAVIALDPGGGGDTRTVERPPRATAPVEPTPDRTPEQPSPEATTEAPVEQATRPETGPSAVREPSRRPPTRIETRPSTRPAAIADCEGKRLTRPDSLLLACGDGKAGLLNLVWSGWGTPVARATGLGWHVVCEPSCANGREVRYQVTVTATGPTAGRYTLMRINAPGTPDPVRLYTLDENGPTSRA encoded by the coding sequence GTGGAACGGCTGACGGAGAACGATCCGGCGGAGATCGGGCGTTACCGCTCGATCGCGGAACTGGGCAAGGGCGGCATGGGAAGGGTGCTGCTGAGCAGCGCCCCCGACGGGGGCCTGGTCGCGCTGAAGCAGGTGCGCGCGCAGTTCGTCGAGGATGACGGCTTCCGGGCCCGGTTCCGCCGCGAGGTGGCGGCCTCCCGCAAGGTGTCGGGAGCGCATACGTCGGCGGTGATCGATGCCGATGCGGACGCCGAAGAGCCGTGGCTGACCTCGGAGTTCGTGCCGGGACCCTCCCTCCAGGAGGCCGTGACGGCCGTCGGCGCGCTTCCCGAGGAAGCGGTGCTGCGCATGGCGGCCGGGCTCGCCGCCGCCCTGGTCGACATCCACGGGGCCGGGCTCGTGCACCGGGATCTGAAGCCGTCCAACGTGCTGCTCACCGACGAAGGGCCCCGGGTCATCGACTTCGGCATCGCCCGCGCCACCGAGGGCGGGAGCGGCACCGAACTGACCCGCTCCGGCGGGCTCGTCGGCTCCCCCGGCTTCATGTCGCCCGAGCAGGCCCAGGGACAGCCCATCGGCCCCGCGAGCGACGTCTTCTCCCTGGGGACGGTCCTGTTCATGGCGTGTACCGGCACGTGCCCGTTCAACGGACCCTCGGTGCCGGGGACCCTCTACAACATCGTGTACGCCGAACCCGACCTCGGCGCGCTGCCCGCGAAGGTCAGGCCCCTGGTCGCCCGCTGCCTGGCCAAGGACCCCGCCGCACGCCCGAGCCCCGCCCGGCTGCTCGACGACATCGGCAGGATCGCGCGGACGGCCCGCCCCTGGCCTGCCGAGGTGCACGAGCTGATCGCGGCGCAGCAGGCCGAGATCGCCCGGCTCCAGGAGGAACTGGAGCTTCGTACGCGGGAGTTGGCGGATCTCGCACGGGATGGAGGAGGGGACGGGGACGACGGGGACGCCGTCGTGATCGAGGCACCGTCCGCCGCCCCGGAGCCCGTGTCGGGCCCTGCCCGGCCCCGATTAGCCGTCCTCGCGGGGACGGCCGTCGCGGTCGCCGCGCTGACCGCCGCGGCCGTCATCGCCCTGGACCCCGGGGGCGGCGGCGACACCCGCACCGTCGAGAGGCCGCCCCGGGCGACCGCGCCGGTCGAACCGACGCCCGACCGTACGCCCGAACAGCCGAGCCCGGAGGCGACCACGGAGGCGCCCGTCGAGCAGGCGACGAGGCCCGAGACGGGACCGTCGGCCGTCCGCGAGCCGTCCCGGCGGCCCCCGACGCGGATCGAGACCCGGCCGAGCACGCGGCCCGCGGCGATCGCCGACTGCGAGGGGAAGAGGCTGACCCGGCCGGACTCTCTCCTGCTCGCCTGCGGCGACGGAAAGGCCGGGCTGCTGAACCTGGTGTGGTCGGGCTGGGGCACGCCCGTCGCCCGCGCCACCGGGCTGGGGTGGCACGTGGTCTGCGAGCCCAGCTGCGCGAACGGCAGGGAGGTGCGCTACCAGGTGACGGTGACCGCGACGGGGCCGACGGCCGGGCGCTACACGCTCATGCGGATCAACGCCCCCGGAACGCCCGACCCGGTCCGCCTCTACACGCTCGACGAGAACGGGCCGACCTCGCGCGCCTGA
- a CDS encoding ROK family transcriptional regulator, whose translation METPGSQSSLHRANLERVVRAVRLAGSLTQAEIARTTGLSAATVSNIVRELKDGGTVEVTPTSAGGRRARSVSLSGDAGIVIGVDFGHTHLRVAIGNLAHQVLAEEAEPLDVDASAAQGFDRAEQLVSRLLTATGVDRTKIAGVGLGVPGPIDVESGTLGSTSILPGWTGTKPAEELASRLGVPVHVDNDANLGALGELVWGSGRGVKDLAYIKVASGVGAGLVISGRIYRGPGGTAGEIGHITLDESGPVCRCGNRGCLETFAAARYVLPLLQSSHGTDLTMERVVSLARDGDPGCRRVIADVGRHIGSGVANLCNLLNPSRVVLGGDLAEAGELVLGPIRESVGRYAIPSAARQLSVLPGALGGRAEVLGALALALSEMGDSTLLDGSLPAGAPAFT comes from the coding sequence ATGGAGACTCCGGGGTCGCAGTCCTCTCTGCACCGGGCCAATCTCGAACGGGTCGTCCGCGCGGTGCGGCTCGCCGGGTCGCTCACGCAGGCGGAGATCGCGAGGACGACGGGCCTGTCGGCGGCGACGGTCTCCAACATCGTCCGGGAGCTGAAGGACGGCGGCACGGTCGAGGTCACGCCCACCTCGGCGGGCGGCAGGCGGGCCCGCAGCGTCTCGCTGAGCGGTGACGCGGGCATCGTCATCGGCGTCGATTTCGGCCATACGCACCTGCGCGTGGCGATCGGCAACCTCGCCCACCAGGTGCTCGCCGAGGAGGCCGAGCCGCTGGACGTGGACGCGTCCGCCGCGCAGGGCTTCGACCGGGCCGAGCAGCTGGTCAGCAGGCTGCTCACGGCCACGGGAGTGGACCGTACGAAGATCGCGGGCGTGGGGCTCGGCGTGCCGGGACCCATCGACGTGGAGTCGGGCACGCTCGGCTCGACGTCGATCCTGCCGGGCTGGACGGGCACCAAGCCCGCCGAGGAGCTCGCCAGCAGGCTCGGCGTGCCGGTGCACGTGGACAACGACGCCAACCTCGGCGCGCTCGGCGAGCTGGTCTGGGGGAGCGGCAGGGGCGTCAAGGACCTGGCGTACATCAAGGTCGCCAGCGGTGTCGGCGCGGGCCTGGTGATCAGCGGCCGGATCTACCGGGGGCCCGGAGGCACCGCGGGCGAGATCGGGCACATCACCCTCGACGAGTCGGGCCCCGTCTGCCGCTGCGGCAACCGGGGCTGCCTGGAGACCTTCGCCGCGGCCCGGTACGTCCTGCCGCTGCTCCAGTCGAGCCACGGCACCGATCTGACCATGGAGCGCGTGGTCTCTCTCGCGCGCGACGGGGACCCCGGCTGCCGCCGCGTGATCGCGGACGTCGGGCGGCACATCGGCAGCGGCGTCGCCAATCTCTGCAACCTCCTCAACCCCTCCCGTGTCGTGCTCGGCGGAGACCTCGCGGAGGCCGGTGAGCTGGTGCTCGGGCCGATCAGGGAGTCGGTGGGGCGGTACGCGATCCCGAGCGCCGCGCGTCAACTGTCCGTGCTTCCCGGGGCACTTGGCGGCCGCGCCGAGGTGCTCGGCGCGCTGGCCCTCGCGCTCAGTGAGATGGGAGATTCGACCCTTTTGGACGGATCTCTGCCTGCGGGCGCACCTGCCTTCACTTAG
- a CDS encoding substrate-binding domain-containing protein, giving the protein MNAMTRRVVIGTAAVSMALAMTACGKAGDGDDKGSDGDSKTIGLLLPENKTTRYETFDRPIMEAKIKELCSDCDVKYNNASGDIEAQKKQFDALVTQGIKVIILDAVDYKSTKSWVKQADKQGVKVVAYDRLAEGPLSAYVSYDNEKIGRLQGGAMVKALGAKAKDANVVMINGSPTDPNAPFFKKGAHSVLDKAVKKIAYEQDIPEWSSDEANRKMSSAIDKLGKDGIQGVYAANDGMAGGVITALKQRGIKVPVGGQDAELAGVQRLLSGAQDYTIYKQIKPEAQTTAEIAVRLLKGKDIDDITDRKVDSLSGDFKGIPAKLYDAEAITKDDVADTIVKDKVYKVSEICTAQYKKACDAAGIK; this is encoded by the coding sequence ATGAACGCAATGACGCGTCGCGTCGTCATAGGTACGGCAGCGGTTTCGATGGCACTCGCCATGACCGCTTGCGGCAAGGCCGGAGACGGCGACGACAAGGGCAGCGACGGCGACAGCAAGACCATCGGTCTGCTGCTCCCGGAGAACAAGACCACGCGCTACGAGACCTTCGACCGCCCCATCATGGAGGCGAAGATCAAGGAACTCTGCTCGGACTGCGACGTCAAGTACAACAACGCCTCGGGAGACATCGAGGCCCAGAAGAAGCAGTTCGACGCCCTCGTCACGCAGGGCATCAAGGTGATCATTCTCGACGCCGTCGACTACAAGTCGACCAAGTCGTGGGTCAAGCAGGCCGACAAGCAGGGCGTGAAGGTCGTCGCCTACGACCGCCTGGCCGAGGGCCCGCTGTCCGCCTACGTGTCGTACGACAACGAGAAGATCGGCCGCCTCCAGGGCGGTGCCATGGTCAAGGCGCTCGGCGCCAAGGCCAAGGACGCCAACGTCGTCATGATCAACGGCTCGCCGACCGACCCGAACGCCCCCTTCTTCAAGAAGGGCGCCCACTCGGTCCTCGACAAGGCCGTCAAGAAGATCGCGTACGAGCAGGACATCCCCGAGTGGTCCTCGGACGAGGCGAACCGCAAGATGTCCTCCGCGATCGACAAGCTCGGCAAGGACGGCATCCAGGGCGTCTACGCCGCCAACGACGGCATGGCGGGCGGTGTGATCACCGCGCTCAAGCAGCGCGGCATCAAGGTCCCCGTCGGTGGTCAGGACGCCGAACTCGCGGGCGTGCAGCGCCTGTTGAGCGGCGCCCAGGACTACACGATCTACAAGCAGATCAAGCCGGAGGCGCAGACCACCGCCGAGATCGCCGTGCGCCTGCTCAAGGGCAAGGACATCGACGACATCACCGACCGCAAGGTCGACTCGCTCAGCGGCGACTTCAAGGGCATCCCGGCCAAGCTGTACGACGCCGAGGCGATCACCAAGGACGACGTCGCCGACACGATCGTCAAGGACAAGGTCTACAAGGTCAGCGAGATCTGCACGGCCCAGTACAAGAAGGCGTGCGACGCCGCGGGTATCAAGTAA
- a CDS encoding ATP-binding cassette domain-containing protein, whose product MIHVSATPVLALRGVSKRFGAVQALTDVDLEIRTGEVVALVGDNGAGKSTLVKTISGVHPIDDGTIEWEGRSVRIGRPHDAQNLGVATVYQDLALCDNLDVVANLFLGSELKSVSVLDEIKMEKRARELLDTLSIRIPSVRIPVAALSGGQRQVVAIARALVGDPKVVILDEPTAALGVEQTAQVLDLVERLRERGHGVILISHNMADVKAVADKVAVLRLGRNNGTFSVADTTNEEIIAAITGATDNAVTRRRARTATVTKEDAK is encoded by the coding sequence ATGATTCACGTGTCCGCTACGCCCGTGCTGGCGTTGCGCGGGGTCTCCAAGCGGTTCGGCGCCGTCCAGGCGCTCACGGACGTAGACCTCGAAATCCGCACCGGTGAGGTGGTCGCCCTCGTCGGCGACAACGGCGCCGGAAAGTCCACCCTCGTCAAGACGATCTCGGGCGTTCACCCGATCGACGACGGCACCATCGAGTGGGAGGGCAGGAGCGTCCGCATCGGACGGCCGCACGACGCCCAGAACCTCGGCGTGGCCACCGTCTACCAGGACCTCGCCCTCTGCGACAACCTCGACGTCGTCGCCAACCTGTTCCTCGGCAGCGAGCTGAAGAGCGTCTCGGTCCTCGACGAGATCAAGATGGAGAAGCGCGCCAGGGAACTCCTGGACACCCTCTCCATCCGCATCCCCAGCGTCCGCATCCCGGTCGCGGCGCTCTCCGGCGGTCAGCGCCAGGTCGTCGCCATCGCCCGCGCCCTGGTCGGCGACCCCAAGGTCGTCATCCTCGACGAGCCCACCGCGGCCCTCGGCGTCGAGCAGACCGCCCAGGTCCTCGACCTGGTCGAGCGCCTGCGCGAGCGCGGCCACGGGGTGATCCTCATCAGCCACAACATGGCCGACGTGAAGGCCGTCGCGGACAAGGTCGCGGTGCTGCGGCTCGGCCGCAACAACGGCACGTTCTCCGTCGCCGACACCACCAACGAAGAGATCATCGCCGCCATCACCGGCGCTACGGACAACGCCGTGACCCGCCGCAGGGCGCGTACGGCCACGGTGACGAAGGAGGACGCGAAGTGA
- a CDS encoding sugar ABC transporter permease, whose translation MSDLAKTPKTDTAAPGAVDTSAAPVPAVDPRLLIREEGLAGYWTEFKRKMRGGELGSLPVVIGLIVIAIIFQLKNDHFLDASSLANIAVFTSGLGIMAVGIVFVLLLGEIDLSVGSVAGMGAAVWAVLSVTHGLNDWLAVFIAIASGLVIGAAHGFFFAKIGVPAFVVTLAGFLGWSGLQIWLMGSEGSINTPEGSVVEDLTGHFFAEKGAAYGLAAVAIIAYAGSLLLDSRRRKGAGLPSRPVSEIVLRTVVVAVLAGGAAYELNEPEGARGLPLALVLFLAVLVVADFVARRTTFGRQVFAVGGNAEAARRAGINVDRVRITVFAISGMLAAFGGLFIASLSGGATKSLGGGNTLMMVIAAAVIGGTSLFGGRGKVWSALLGMLVIQSIQQGLNLLGMASEIQYMITGAVLLAAVVIDSVSRRTQKSAGRA comes from the coding sequence GTGAGCGACCTCGCCAAGACCCCGAAGACCGACACGGCCGCGCCCGGCGCGGTGGACACGTCGGCCGCCCCCGTCCCCGCCGTCGACCCGCGCCTGCTCATCCGCGAGGAGGGCCTGGCCGGGTACTGGACCGAGTTCAAGCGCAAGATGCGCGGCGGTGAGCTCGGCTCGCTGCCCGTCGTCATCGGCCTGATCGTCATCGCGATCATCTTCCAGCTGAAGAACGACCACTTCCTGGACGCGAGCAGCCTCGCGAACATCGCGGTCTTCACCTCCGGCCTCGGCATCATGGCCGTCGGCATCGTCTTCGTCCTGCTGCTCGGCGAGATCGACCTCTCGGTCGGCTCGGTGGCGGGCATGGGCGCCGCCGTCTGGGCCGTCCTGAGCGTCACGCACGGTCTGAACGACTGGCTCGCGGTGTTCATCGCCATCGCGTCAGGCTTGGTCATCGGCGCCGCCCACGGCTTCTTCTTCGCCAAGATCGGCGTGCCCGCCTTCGTGGTCACCCTCGCGGGCTTCCTCGGCTGGAGCGGTCTCCAGATCTGGCTGATGGGCAGCGAGGGCAGCATCAACACGCCCGAGGGCAGTGTCGTCGAGGACCTCACCGGGCACTTCTTCGCGGAGAAGGGTGCCGCCTACGGCCTCGCCGCCGTCGCGATCATCGCATACGCGGGGTCCCTGCTCCTGGACAGCCGCCGCCGCAAGGGCGCGGGGCTGCCGTCGCGGCCGGTCAGCGAGATCGTCCTGCGCACGGTCGTCGTCGCCGTCCTCGCGGGCGGCGCGGCCTACGAGCTGAACGAGCCCGAGGGCGCCCGCGGCCTGCCGCTGGCCCTGGTGCTCTTCCTCGCCGTCCTGGTCGTCGCGGACTTCGTGGCCCGGCGCACCACCTTCGGCCGCCAGGTCTTCGCGGTCGGCGGCAACGCGGAGGCCGCGCGCCGCGCCGGTATCAACGTCGACCGGGTCCGGATCACCGTCTTCGCCATCTCCGGCATGCTCGCGGCCTTCGGCGGTCTCTTCATCGCGAGCCTGTCCGGTGGCGCGACCAAGAGCCTGGGCGGCGGCAACACGCTCATGATGGTGATCGCCGCGGCGGTCATCGGCGGGACGAGCCTCTTCGGGGGGCGCGGGAAGGTGTGGTCCGCGCTCCTCGGCATGCTCGTGATCCAGTCGATCCAGCAGGGG